A single Botrytis cinerea B05.10 chromosome 1, complete sequence DNA region contains:
- the Bclip1 gene encoding Bclip1 yields MVGLVKVVSSVLAIGSGSFLANAGPIVLGPRSTSDSETFSIKAPLVVQTSSGIVHGAINESVPLTRHFLGIPYAQSTFGKNRFRKAQPLPASAAQQIIQADAFGPNCPQYEATAASVYTDVRREYFIQGVNGDDCLSVSVWAPLYPTEDKVPVIVWIYGGGQTTGGSSVPYQNPQRWVQRTQSHIVVSLQYRLNFFGQPNTPTENAGLYIFDARAALEWIRDNIAAFGGDPSRMVLWGQSAGATLTGALSIGWPDDPIVTGFIQDSGAVEGQGVHTIYTDTTHSNFTFLANELGCTGNTTSQVECMSTYPQADIEAFIQYWTDAGKTPALVFQSYNDNNNTFANYTAAYLSGHYAKLPKILGHNLIDGASTAALSSGPPNIEGPAPEKELAATLHVRCGVVAEAQIRQSLNATTYRFEYSGNFSNLSPLPFMGAYHSSELPMIFGTYADVGGDGTRFQKDTSEVMQDLWLAFARDPENGLSNAGWPKYGEGSVEILGGKQNGTLITHYATPKAGIEDACLTYTGN; encoded by the exons ATGGTTGGATTGGTTAAAGTTGTATCTTCTGTGTTGGCTATTGGCTCTGGATCATTTCTTGCAAATGCAGGACCAATAGTCTTAGGACCAAGAAGCACGAGTGATTCTGAGACTTTCAGTATTAAAGCTCCGCTTGTGGTTCAAACATCCAGTGGAATTG TTCATGGTGCCATCAACGAAAGTGTTCCCTTAACCCGACACTTTCTAGGTATTCCATACGCACAATCAACATTCGGCAAAAATCGCTTCCGAAAAGCACAACCACTTCCCGCATCCGCAGCGCAACAAATCATCCAAGCCGATGCATTCGGCCCTAACTGCCCCCAATACGAAGCAACCGCTGCATCTGTCTACACTGACGTGAGACGTGAATATTTTATCCAAGGTGTCAACGGAGATGATTGTCTGAGCGTCAGCGTTTGGGCACCGTTGTACCCAACTGAGGACAAAGTCCCCGTAATCGTTTGGATTTATGGAGGTGGTCAGACCACAGGTGGTTCATCTGTGCCTTACCAGAATCCACAGCGATGGGTCCAACGTACTCAATCTCATATCGTCGTCTCATTGCAATACAGATTGAACTTTTTCGGTCAACCAAACACACCAACCGAGAATGCTGGGCTCTACATATTTGATGCTAGAGCTGCCCTCGAATGGATTCGAGACAATATTGCCGCATTTGGTGGTGATCCTTCGCGCATGGTACTCTGGGGTCAATCAGCTGGTGCTACTCTGACTGGGGCCCTCAGTATCGGTTGGCCGGATGATCCAATTGTCACTGGATTTATCCAAGATTCTGGCGCTGTCGAGGGTCAAGGTGTCCATACCATTTATACTGATACCACTCACTCGAACTTTACCTTTTTGGCGAATGAGCTTGGGTGTACTGGTAATACCACTAGTCAGGTCGAGTGTATGAGCACTTATCCCCAAGCTGATATCGAGGCGTTTATTCAGTACTGGACTGATGCTGGCAAGACGCCTGCGTTGGTTTTCCAGTCgtataatgataataacaACACATTTGCGAACTATACCGCGGCATATCTCTCTGGACATTACGCAAAGCTACCCAAAATCTTGGGACATAACTTG ATTGATGGAGCATCCACCGCTGCACTCTCCTCCGGCCCTCCTAACATCGAGGGACCAGCCCCCGAAAAGGAATTGGCCGCCACGTTACACGTCCGTTGCGGCGTCGTAGCCGAAGCGCAAATCCGACAATCCCTCAACGCAACAACCTACCGTTTTGAATATTCCGGCAACTTCAGTAATCTCTCGCCACTCCCCTTCATGGGAGCGTATCATTCTAGTGAGCTGCCCATGATATTTGGAACATATGCTGATGttggtggagatggaacCCGGTTCCAGAAGGACACTAGTGAGGTAATGCAGGATCTTTGGTTGGCGTTCGCAAGGGATCCTGAGAATGGCCTGAGTAACGCGGGGTGGCCTAAATACGGAGAGGGCAGCGTGGAGATACTGGGAGGTAAGCAAAATGGTACTTTGATTACGCATTATGCGACGCCAAAGGCAGGAATTGAGGACGCTTGTCTTACTTATACCGGAAATTGA